A region from the Paraburkholderia youngii genome encodes:
- a CDS encoding acyl-homoserine-lactone synthase, which yields MQTTIRIGLRQEFDNELINEMYRLRARVFHGRLGWEIPTIAGMEIDGYDALGPYYMLIQGEDERLRGCWRLMPTEGPNMLKDTFPQLLHGAAAPVGRHIWELSRWAIETNGEEQSFGFTDMTIRAIQEVMRFAQRMGITHYVTVTTTPIERMLRRAGLDISRLGPPLQIGVERAVALDVAVSAKTLTSLFGPVADAA from the coding sequence ATGCAAACCACGATCCGTATTGGACTCCGGCAGGAATTCGACAACGAACTGATCAACGAGATGTACCGGCTGCGCGCCCGGGTCTTTCACGGCCGGCTCGGCTGGGAAATTCCGACCATCGCGGGAATGGAGATAGACGGCTACGACGCGCTCGGGCCGTACTACATGCTGATTCAGGGCGAAGACGAACGGTTGCGCGGCTGTTGGCGACTGATGCCGACCGAAGGTCCGAACATGCTGAAAGACACCTTCCCGCAACTGCTGCATGGCGCGGCCGCGCCGGTCGGCCGACATATCTGGGAACTCAGCCGCTGGGCGATCGAAACCAACGGGGAGGAACAGTCTTTTGGTTTCACGGATATGACAATTCGCGCAATTCAGGAAGTGATGCGCTTCGCACAGCGCATGGGCATCACGCATTACGTCACGGTGACTACCACGCCGATCGAGCGCATGCTGCGCCGTGCCGGGCTCGATATCAGCCGGCTCGGGCCGCCGCTGCAGATCGGCGTCGAACGGGCCGTTGCGCTCGACGTCGCGGTAAGCGCGAAAACGCTGACCTCACTATTCGGGCCGGTCGCCGACGCGGCTTGA
- a CDS encoding FadR/GntR family transcriptional regulator: protein MNDRKTKGLPDQIYGDILNRILEGEYKEGERLPTEHALAERFATSRPTVREALARLRADGIISTRHGSGTTVARRPDPDVRRFAPLETLSDIRRCYEFRIVTEAGAAAQAALKADAQDIAAIQHAWDELERIIEAQGIGAKDDFLFHQAVARASKNPFFITVMSFIEEQILFSMNLSRNLSLVKTVERQRVVQAEHMAVLDAIRRKDSAAAGAAMRAHLENALERMFGS from the coding sequence ATGAACGATCGAAAAACCAAGGGCTTACCCGACCAGATCTACGGCGACATTCTCAACCGCATCCTCGAAGGCGAGTACAAGGAAGGCGAACGGTTGCCAACCGAGCATGCGCTGGCGGAGCGTTTCGCCACGTCCCGGCCGACCGTGCGCGAAGCGCTCGCGCGATTGCGGGCCGACGGCATCATCTCGACGCGGCACGGCTCTGGAACGACCGTCGCGCGGCGCCCCGACCCGGACGTGCGCCGCTTCGCGCCGCTCGAAACGCTGTCCGATATCCGCCGCTGCTATGAGTTTCGCATCGTGACCGAGGCGGGCGCGGCCGCGCAGGCAGCGCTGAAGGCCGACGCCCAGGACATCGCCGCGATCCAGCATGCGTGGGACGAGCTCGAGCGCATCATCGAGGCGCAGGGCATCGGCGCGAAGGACGACTTCCTGTTCCACCAGGCGGTCGCGCGGGCGTCGAAGAATCCGTTTTTCATCACGGTGATGTCGTTCATCGAGGAACAGATCCTGTTCAGCATGAACCTGTCGCGCAATCTGTCGCTGGTCAAAACGGTGGAGCGGCAGCGGGTGGTGCAGGCCGAGCACATGGCGGTGCTCGACGCGATCCGCCGCAAGGACTCGGCGGCCGCGGGCGCCGCGATGCGCGCGCATCTCGAGAACGCGCTGGAACGGATGTTCGGTTCCTGA
- a CDS encoding universal stress protein, producing MYKRILVAVDGSNTSRRAFEAALELAKSNGAVLRPFYVVENTPMYFEAPGYDPSILRNRLIEEGQELRAEFSKVMAEQGVKGDPGVSEASSLGDVAEIVLHAAAEFNADLLVMGTHGRRGFQRLILGSVAERCVRQATLPVLLVPSAAGADKQPV from the coding sequence ATGTACAAACGCATCCTTGTAGCGGTCGACGGCAGCAATACCTCGCGCCGTGCGTTCGAAGCGGCGCTCGAACTCGCCAAGTCGAATGGCGCTGTGCTGCGGCCGTTTTATGTCGTCGAAAATACGCCGATGTACTTCGAGGCGCCCGGCTACGACCCGTCGATCCTGCGCAACCGGCTGATCGAGGAAGGCCAGGAGCTGCGTGCGGAGTTTTCGAAAGTGATGGCCGAGCAAGGTGTGAAAGGCGACCCGGGGGTTTCCGAGGCTTCGTCGCTCGGCGATGTCGCCGAGATCGTGCTGCACGCCGCCGCCGAATTCAACGCAGACCTGCTCGTGATGGGCACGCACGGGCGGCGTGGCTTCCAGCGGCTGATTCTCGGCAGCGTCGCCGAACGCTGCGTGCGCCAGGCCACGCTGCCGGTTCTGCTGGTACCGTCCGCCGCGGGCGCCGACAAGCAACCCGTCTGA
- a CDS encoding helix-turn-helix domain-containing protein, with product MRQICMPQGLSAEELPKLETLICSARSVPRGEALYLSGDRFDSIYALRSGSMKTVMVHRDGREQVTGLRLAGEPLGLDGISADIHACSAVALEDSTVCIVPYSALKQLCREIGSIQERMHKLLGAQIVSEAAQMMVLGSLSADERVAAFLLDVSQRNAQRGYSWSEFNLRMTREDMGSYLGMTLETVSRTLSRFQKRGLIDTRGKHIHIVDLEGLRQV from the coding sequence ATGCGTCAGATCTGCATGCCCCAGGGGCTGTCGGCGGAGGAGCTGCCGAAGCTCGAAACGCTGATCTGCTCGGCGCGCTCGGTGCCGCGCGGCGAAGCGCTGTATCTCAGCGGCGACCGCTTCGACAGCATCTACGCGCTGCGTTCCGGCTCGATGAAGACCGTGATGGTCCACCGCGACGGCCGCGAGCAGGTCACCGGCCTGCGTCTTGCGGGCGAGCCGCTCGGGCTCGACGGCATCAGCGCGGACATCCATGCGTGCAGCGCCGTCGCGCTGGAAGACAGCACAGTGTGCATCGTTCCATACAGTGCGCTGAAGCAGCTATGTCGCGAAATCGGTTCGATCCAGGAGCGCATGCACAAGCTGCTGGGTGCGCAGATCGTCAGCGAGGCCGCGCAGATGATGGTGCTCGGCTCGCTGTCCGCCGACGAACGCGTCGCCGCCTTCCTGCTGGACGTGTCGCAGCGCAATGCGCAGCGCGGCTACTCGTGGTCGGAATTCAACCTGCGCATGACGCGTGAGGACATGGGCAGCTACCTCGGCATGACGCTCGAAACGGTCAGCCGCACGCTGTCAAGATTTCAAAAGCGTGGCCTGATCGACACGCGGGGCAAGCATATTCACATCGTCGATCTCGAAGGCTTGCGGCAGGTCTGA
- a CDS encoding SUMF1/EgtB/PvdO family nonheme iron enzyme, protein MNRDPAPHHPLVQRLHDARQVTDDLFAIVKPDYLYERPIRERHRVVFYIGHLEAFDRNLFDQRLFDLPAFAPELDQLFAFGIDPVDGGFPTDQPSDWPSLDAVGEYAMRARRQIDAALDELGNPVGDEAAVQLLNVAIEHRLMHAETLAYMLHQLPLAQKNTALREPVVTRTERRDGLSSMVRVPAGTTVLGMPREAGRFGWDNEFGEMGVEVPAFEIDRYMVTNGAFLEFLEDGGYREPKWWSPKDWAWKEAECIEHPAGWSQRTSEDGRTAWTLRTMFDDVPLPLDWPVYVSHAEASAYARWAGKALPTEAQWQRAAHGAPHAASGNFDFRSWDPLPVDAHPDNVSTFGAEGQFGNGWEWTSTLFAALPGFEAFPFYPGYSANFFDGQHYVLKGGSARTALCMLRPEFRNWFQPHYQYVYAGFRCVRG, encoded by the coding sequence ATGAATCGCGACCCTGCCCCGCATCATCCGCTCGTGCAGCGCCTGCACGACGCGCGTCAAGTCACTGATGACCTGTTTGCAATCGTCAAACCCGACTACCTCTATGAACGGCCGATCCGCGAGCGTCACCGTGTCGTGTTCTATATCGGCCATCTCGAAGCGTTCGATCGCAATCTGTTCGACCAGCGTCTGTTCGATCTGCCGGCTTTCGCACCGGAACTCGACCAGCTGTTCGCATTCGGCATCGATCCGGTAGACGGCGGCTTTCCCACCGATCAGCCCAGCGATTGGCCGTCGCTCGACGCCGTGGGCGAGTATGCGATGCGCGCGCGCCGCCAGATCGACGCCGCGCTCGACGAACTCGGCAACCCGGTGGGCGATGAAGCGGCCGTGCAGTTGCTGAACGTCGCGATCGAGCATCGGTTGATGCACGCGGAAACGCTCGCGTACATGCTCCATCAGTTGCCGCTCGCGCAGAAAAACACCGCATTGCGCGAACCGGTGGTGACGCGCACGGAGCGGCGCGACGGGTTATCGTCGATGGTCCGCGTGCCCGCCGGCACGACCGTGCTCGGCATGCCGCGCGAGGCCGGCCGTTTCGGCTGGGACAATGAATTCGGCGAGATGGGCGTGGAGGTGCCCGCGTTCGAGATCGATCGATACATGGTCACGAACGGTGCGTTCCTCGAGTTCCTCGAAGACGGCGGTTATCGCGAGCCGAAGTGGTGGTCGCCGAAAGACTGGGCGTGGAAGGAAGCGGAGTGCATCGAGCATCCGGCCGGCTGGTCGCAACGCACGTCGGAAGACGGCCGCACCGCATGGACGCTGCGCACGATGTTCGACGACGTGCCGTTGCCGCTTGACTGGCCCGTCTACGTGAGCCACGCCGAAGCGAGCGCCTACGCGCGCTGGGCCGGCAAAGCCCTGCCGACAGAGGCGCAATGGCAACGCGCGGCGCACGGCGCGCCGCACGCGGCATCGGGGAATTTCGATTTCCGCAGCTGGGACCCACTGCCCGTCGATGCGCATCCGGACAACGTCAGCACGTTCGGTGCGGAAGGTCAGTTCGGCAACGGTTGGGAATGGACCTCGACGCTATTCGCAGCGCTGCCGGGGTTCGAAGCGTTTCCGTTCTATCCCGGCTATTCGGCCAACTTCTTCGATGGACAGCATTACGTGCTGAAGGGCGGCTCGGCGCGTACGGCGCTGTGCATGCTGCGGCCGGAATTTCGCAACTGGTTTCAGCCGCACTATCAGTATGTGTATGCGGGGTTTCGGTGTGTGCGGGGTTGA
- a CDS encoding MEKHLA domain-containing protein: MIPLHRNPAFYQLLSDSYARLVGHRLVPHVMSVIEATEWLYEHAPFAVLAHNTDPDPVFIYGNKAAQRRFGYSWNEITRLPSRLSAEAPNREERQQFLERVQRLGYETNYRGVRVTKSGERFIIEQATLWQLLDADGTLHGQAVVIPRTRDI; the protein is encoded by the coding sequence ATGATTCCACTCCACCGTAATCCGGCTTTTTACCAACTGCTTTCCGACAGTTACGCCCGGCTAGTCGGTCACCGGCTGGTTCCGCACGTCATGTCCGTTATTGAAGCGACCGAATGGCTCTATGAACATGCCCCATTCGCGGTACTCGCGCACAATACCGATCCAGACCCGGTCTTTATTTACGGCAACAAGGCCGCACAGCGCCGCTTTGGATATAGCTGGAATGAAATCACCAGGTTGCCGTCCCGGCTTTCCGCCGAGGCCCCGAATCGTGAAGAACGGCAGCAATTCCTCGAACGCGTGCAGCGGCTCGGCTACGAGACGAACTACAGGGGCGTGCGTGTTACCAAGTCTGGCGAGCGCTTCATCATCGAGCAAGCCACACTGTGGCAGCTACTCGACGCGGACGGCACACTGCACGGCCAGGCGGTGGTCATCCCGCGCACGCGCGACATCTGA